A single Methylomonas sp. AM2-LC DNA region contains:
- a CDS encoding L,D-transpeptidase family protein — translation MVCANSNALKGALKIRDSVKLTLTPLGLVLLLSGCQLFPSAQQSILPPSVEPIKQESIDSHTFYLSPDQNVVGTLASVTARETDTLSDIARNYGLGYNDITLANQNSEPWALTNEQTILLPLRFVLPDTPHQGMVLNLANMRMFYYPHTPGGTLLTFPVGIGRQGWNTPLGSTQIMSKKANPDWTVPASIKREHLMQGDVLPNVIHSGPDNPLGNYAFSLGFKSILIHGTNKPYGIGMQVSHGCIQLYPEDIEFLFNKVEVGTPVKIVYQPYMVAWEGDMLYVEAHPSLEKWAKQQNSLQKDLRNKLKKLAAEKHAIVDWKQVDSILQRSDGIPSPVLVNSPDAADISAKALLLQHPDKLLNQPQVMELTDQDWSIVTNPMQNRAEAQKLAAMLNHQEPQIPARFMDSADGYKVIAGPFKDSQEAKLNAKRIKHLFELDVTVRAPRNSAYCINQMLKSVACKMST, via the coding sequence GTGGTTTGCGCTAACTCTAATGCTCTTAAAGGGGCGTTAAAAATTAGAGACTCAGTCAAATTAACACTGACGCCATTAGGATTGGTGTTGTTGCTAAGTGGCTGTCAGCTTTTTCCTTCTGCTCAACAGTCAATCTTGCCACCTAGTGTTGAGCCTATAAAACAGGAAAGTATAGACAGTCATACTTTCTATTTATCACCCGATCAAAATGTAGTTGGTACATTAGCCAGTGTAACGGCGCGCGAGACTGATACATTGTCGGATATTGCTCGCAACTATGGGTTAGGCTATAACGATATTACACTTGCAAACCAAAATTCCGAGCCGTGGGCACTCACTAACGAGCAAACCATACTTTTACCTTTACGTTTTGTTTTACCAGATACACCACATCAGGGTATGGTGTTAAATTTAGCGAATATGCGTATGTTTTACTATCCGCACACACCGGGGGGCACCTTGCTGACTTTTCCGGTAGGTATAGGTCGACAAGGATGGAATACGCCTTTGGGTAGTACTCAAATTATGTCCAAAAAAGCTAATCCAGATTGGACTGTTCCGGCGTCAATTAAGCGCGAACATTTAATGCAGGGTGATGTTTTGCCTAATGTGATACATTCTGGCCCAGATAATCCCTTAGGTAATTATGCTTTTTCACTTGGGTTTAAGAGTATTTTGATTCACGGCACCAATAAGCCTTACGGTATTGGTATGCAGGTCAGTCATGGTTGTATTCAGCTATATCCTGAAGATATTGAGTTTTTGTTTAACAAAGTTGAAGTGGGGACACCGGTAAAAATTGTTTACCAACCCTATATGGTCGCTTGGGAAGGGGACATGCTTTATGTTGAAGCGCATCCTTCTTTAGAGAAGTGGGCTAAACAGCAAAACAGTTTGCAAAAAGACTTACGTAACAAACTCAAAAAATTAGCGGCAGAAAAGCATGCAATCGTCGATTGGAAGCAAGTTGACAGCATATTGCAACGATCAGATGGTATACCCAGCCCCGTTTTGGTAAATTCGCCTGATGCAGCGGATATTTCTGCTAAGGCATTACTATTGCAACATCCTGATAAACTTTTAAACCAACCCCAGGTTATGGAGTTGACTGATCAAGATTGGTCCATAGTGACTAATCCTATGCAAAACCGTGCTGAGGCACAAAAATTAGCGGCCATGCTTAATCATCAAGAACCTCAAATTCCTGCGCGGTTCATGGATAGTGCAGATGGTTATAAGGTGATTGCTGGGCCGTTTAAGGATAGCCAGGAGGCTAAGCTAAATGCCAAGCGAATTAAACACTTATTTGAACTGGATGTGACAGTAAGAGCTCCCCGTAATTCTGCGTATTGTATTAATCAGATGCTAAAGTCGGTTGCTTGTAAGATGTCCACATAA
- a CDS encoding DUF2750 domain-containing protein translates to MSTLYTEDEMTAILTMTDEDLLEYFLFRIAEMDEVCGLKQGPHWITREIKEQHTLPVWPFKSFAAMTAIDEWQHLKPVAESIEFFMYRILNKQIEQGVMIEIMPRKTGAGCLISPQRLLNYLEDMRDSSECMVGD, encoded by the coding sequence ATGTCTACCCTTTATACAGAAGATGAAATGACAGCAATTCTCACCATGACAGATGAAGATTTATTGGAATATTTTCTGTTTCGTATTGCTGAAATGGATGAGGTCTGTGGCTTAAAGCAAGGACCACATTGGATTACGCGTGAAATTAAAGAACAACATACGCTGCCTGTATGGCCTTTTAAAAGTTTTGCCGCCATGACTGCAATTGATGAATGGCAACATTTAAAACCTGTAGCGGAGTCGATTGAGTTTTTTATGTACAGGATATTAAATAAACAGATAGAGCAGGGCGTGATGATTGAAATTATGCCACGTAAGACCGGTGCAGGTTGTTTGATTAGTCCTCAACGTCTGCTAAATTATCTGGAAGATATGAGAGATAGTAGTGAATGTATGGTTGGTGATTAA
- the purE gene encoding 5-(carboxyamino)imidazole ribonucleotide mutase, with the protein MTALIGIIMGSTSDWETMQHAAQTLEHLDIPHEVEVVSAHRTPDKLFRYAETAADKGLEVIIAGAGGAAHLPGMTAAKTGIPVLGVPIQSKTLNGIDSLLSIVQMPAGIPVGTLAIGKAGAINAALFAAAIISNKHPQYRPALEAYRQQQTDTVLANSDPRQVQA; encoded by the coding sequence ATGACGGCATTGATAGGCATCATCATGGGTTCCACGTCGGACTGGGAAACCATGCAGCATGCTGCACAGACCCTGGAACACCTTGACATACCACATGAAGTTGAAGTGGTATCAGCACATCGTACGCCAGACAAACTGTTTCGTTATGCAGAAACTGCAGCAGATAAAGGCCTTGAGGTAATCATTGCAGGCGCAGGAGGTGCAGCGCATTTACCTGGAATGACTGCCGCTAAAACCGGTATTCCTGTACTTGGCGTACCAATACAATCTAAAACATTAAACGGTATCGATTCTTTATTGTCTATCGTGCAAATGCCAGCAGGCATCCCGGTTGGCACGCTGGCGATAGGCAAAGCAGGTGCCATTAATGCAGCCTTATTTGCAGCCGCCATTATCAGCAATAAACATCCACAATATCGACCTGCGCTCGAAGCTTATCGACAACAACAAACCGATACTGTTCTAGCTAATTCAGACCCTAGGCAGGTGCAAGCATGA
- a CDS encoding 5-(carboxyamino)imidazole ribonucleotide synthase: MKIGILGGGQLARMLALAGYPLGLQFIVIDPDSHAGAAALSQHLQGAYDDPSLLSQLAAEADVVTYEFENVPAHVAEYLSSHTTVYPPANALAVAQDRLLEKNFFQQLNIGTAPYAAVDSLADLQQAMKQIGYPAILKSRRMGYDGKGQVIIQSAEELATAFESMQGADAIVEGFVNFKREVSIIAARNPSGQIVYYPLSENRHKGGILRVAECKSGDPLQTNAEAYVRALLEKLEYVGVIALELFDVNGSLLANEFAPRVHNSGHWTIEGAETSQFENHIRAILDLPLGATTARGHAAMVNFIGGLAETRQLLNLTDCHLHLYDKTPRKGRKVAHATIRSDNEAVFTESMQQLVAIAIEVDNS, encoded by the coding sequence ATGAAAATAGGCATATTAGGTGGTGGACAACTGGCACGCATGCTGGCTTTAGCAGGTTACCCATTGGGCCTACAATTTATCGTTATTGATCCGGATAGTCATGCAGGAGCCGCAGCGCTTAGCCAACATCTGCAAGGTGCATATGACGACCCTAGCTTACTATCCCAACTGGCTGCTGAAGCGGATGTAGTCACTTATGAATTTGAAAATGTTCCGGCACATGTGGCCGAATATTTATCCAGTCATACCACGGTTTACCCACCTGCCAATGCGCTAGCGGTTGCTCAGGATCGCTTGCTGGAAAAAAACTTCTTTCAGCAATTGAATATTGGCACAGCTCCGTATGCAGCGGTTGATAGCTTGGCTGACTTACAACAAGCAATGAAACAAATTGGCTATCCTGCCATTTTAAAAAGCCGCCGTATGGGCTATGACGGTAAAGGTCAAGTGATAATTCAATCGGCGGAGGAACTAGCCACAGCCTTCGAATCCATGCAGGGTGCAGATGCAATTGTTGAGGGCTTTGTAAACTTTAAAAGAGAAGTGTCGATTATTGCTGCGCGCAATCCCTCTGGACAGATTGTGTATTACCCACTTTCTGAAAATAGACATAAAGGCGGAATTTTACGAGTAGCAGAATGCAAAAGTGGAGATCCCTTACAAACAAATGCAGAAGCTTATGTACGAGCATTACTTGAAAAACTAGAGTATGTTGGCGTTATAGCCTTGGAATTATTTGATGTAAACGGCAGCCTACTGGCTAATGAATTTGCACCGCGCGTGCATAACTCTGGACACTGGACTATAGAAGGTGCGGAAACCAGCCAGTTTGAGAATCATATACGAGCCATACTTGATCTGCCATTGGGGGCAACCACAGCGCGTGGCCATGCAGCAATGGTTAATTTTATCGGTGGACTAGCGGAGACTCGCCAGTTATTAAATCTGACGGATTGTCACCTGCATCTGTACGACAAGACGCCGCGCAAAGGTCGCAAAGTGGCGCATGCCACTATTAGAAGCGATAATGAGGCTGTCTTTACAGAGAGTATGCAGCAATTAGTGGCGATTGCCATTGAAGTAGATAATTCATAA
- the epsC gene encoding serine O-acetyltransferase EpsC has protein sequence MNKLRLDIERFHQLSGNTELITPFILLRSCFNPRIAPVVVIRLSEYFYQKKLGFIAKLFSLINVIFFGLESSPRVQIAGGLFLPHTVGTVIGAERIGKNVTIMQGVTLGAKEPDMYFTTGTRPVIGNHVLIGAGAKIIGNITVGDYAKIGANAVVLQDVPANSLAVGVPAKIVSQKQVND, from the coding sequence ATGAATAAACTACGACTGGATATTGAACGATTTCACCAACTCTCAGGAAACACAGAGCTAATTACTCCATTTATTTTACTGCGTTCCTGCTTTAATCCTCGTATAGCTCCTGTGGTGGTGATACGTTTATCAGAATATTTTTACCAAAAAAAACTGGGTTTTATTGCTAAGTTATTTAGCTTAATCAATGTTATTTTTTTTGGTCTTGAATCATCACCCAGGGTACAAATTGCGGGCGGTTTGTTTTTACCCCATACGGTGGGTACAGTGATTGGTGCAGAACGAATTGGTAAAAATGTGACCATTATGCAAGGGGTTACCTTAGGTGCTAAAGAACCCGACATGTACTTTACAACGGGTACTAGACCCGTTATTGGCAATCATGTACTCATTGGTGCTGGCGCTAAAATTATCGGTAATATTACCGTGGGTGACTACGCAAAGATTGGTGCAAATGCGGTGGTATTACAAGATGTGCCAGCCAATAGCTTAGCCGTGGGTGTACCGGCTAAAATCGTCAGCCAAAAACAAGTAAATGACTAA